The following coding sequences are from one Bradyrhizobium sp. WSM471 window:
- the ureC gene encoding urease subunit alpha translates to MSVKIKRSVYADMFGPTTGDRVRLADTDLIIEVEKDFTTYGEEVKFGGGKVIRDGMGQSQVTNKQGAADTVITNALIVDHWGIVKADVAIKDGMIAGIGKAGNPDIQPGVTIIIGPGTDVIAGEGKILTAGGFDSHIHFICPQQIEHALMSGVTSMLGGGTGPSHGTFATTCTPGPWHMGRMIQSFDAFPVNLGISGKGNASRPAALVEMIKAGACALKLHEDWGTTPAAIDTCLSVADDYDIQVMIHTDTLNESGFVEDTIKAFKGRTIHAFHTEGAGGGHAPDIIKVAGLKNVLPSSTNPTRPFTRNTIDEHLDMLMVCHHLDPSIAEDLAFAESRIRKETIAAEDILHDLGALSMISSDSQAMGRLGEVIIRTWQTADKMKKQRGSLPQDKGKDNDNFRVKRYIAKYTINPAIAHGVSKLIGSVEKGKLADLVLWSPAFFGVKPDCVVKGGMIVAAPMGDPNASIPTPQPVHYQPMFGAFGKAMTASSVVFTSKAAITGGLARKLGIDKKLYAVQNTRGRISKKSMIHNDATPNIEVDPETYEVRADGELLTCAPAEVLPMAQRYFMY, encoded by the coding sequence ATGTCCGTCAAAATAAAGCGTTCCGTCTATGCCGACATGTTCGGTCCGACCACCGGCGACAGGGTGCGGCTGGCCGACACCGACCTCATCATCGAGGTCGAGAAGGATTTCACCACCTACGGCGAGGAAGTGAAGTTCGGCGGCGGCAAGGTGATCCGCGACGGCATGGGCCAGTCGCAAGTCACCAACAAGCAGGGCGCGGCGGACACCGTCATCACCAATGCGCTGATCGTCGATCACTGGGGCATCGTGAAGGCCGACGTCGCGATCAAGGACGGCATGATCGCCGGCATCGGCAAGGCCGGCAATCCCGACATCCAGCCCGGTGTCACCATCATCATCGGCCCCGGCACCGACGTGATCGCCGGCGAAGGCAAGATCCTCACCGCCGGCGGCTTCGACAGCCACATCCACTTTATCTGCCCGCAGCAGATCGAGCACGCGCTGATGTCTGGCGTCACCTCGATGCTAGGGGGCGGCACCGGGCCCTCGCACGGCACGTTCGCCACCACCTGCACGCCGGGGCCGTGGCACATGGGGCGGATGATCCAGTCGTTCGACGCATTCCCGGTCAATCTCGGCATCTCCGGCAAGGGCAACGCCTCGCGGCCCGCCGCGCTGGTCGAGATGATCAAGGCCGGCGCCTGTGCGCTGAAGCTGCACGAGGACTGGGGCACCACGCCGGCCGCGATCGACACCTGCCTGTCGGTCGCCGACGACTACGACATCCAGGTGATGATCCACACCGACACGCTGAATGAATCCGGCTTTGTCGAGGATACCATCAAGGCCTTCAAGGGCCGCACCATCCACGCCTTTCACACCGAGGGCGCCGGCGGCGGTCACGCCCCCGATATCATCAAGGTCGCGGGGCTGAAGAACGTGCTCCCGTCTTCGACCAACCCGACGCGGCCCTTCACGCGCAACACCATCGACGAGCATCTGGACATGCTGATGGTCTGCCACCATCTCGATCCCTCGATCGCGGAAGATCTGGCGTTTGCTGAAAGCCGCATCCGCAAGGAGACCATCGCGGCCGAGGACATCCTGCATGATCTTGGCGCGCTCTCCATGATCTCGTCGGACTCCCAGGCCATGGGCCGCCTGGGAGAGGTCATCATCCGGACCTGGCAGACTGCCGACAAGATGAAGAAGCAGCGCGGCTCGCTGCCGCAGGACAAGGGCAAGGACAACGACAATTTCCGCGTCAAGCGCTACATCGCCAAATACACGATCAATCCCGCGATCGCCCATGGCGTTTCGAAGCTGATCGGCTCGGTGGAGAAGGGCAAGCTCGCCGATCTCGTGCTGTGGTCGCCGGCCTTCTTCGGCGTCAAGCCGGATTGCGTCGTCAAGGGCGGCATGATCGTCGCGGCTCCCATGGGCGATCCCAACGCCTCGATTCCGACCCCGCAGCCGGTGCATTACCAGCCGATGTTCGGTGCCTTCGGCAAGGCGATGACCGCATCCTCGGTGGTGTTCACCTCGAAGGCCGCGATCACGGGCGGCCTCGCGCGAAAGCTCGGCATCGACAAGAAGCTCTATGCGGTCCAGAACACCCGCGGCAGGATCTCGAAGAAGAGCATGATCCACAACGACGCTACGCCCAATATCGAGGTCGATCCGGAGACCTATGAGGTCCGCGCCGACGGCGAGCTCTTGACCTGCGCCCCCGCCGAGGTGCTGCCGATGGCGCAGCGATATTTCATGTACTGA
- a CDS encoding putative quinol monooxygenase, protein MIYVVATLTIKPETRAEFIAAATACIKETRKEPGNIAYDLHESVTDPAKMVFVEQWENAEALVPHRAMEHMKTFGRVAVKCFTAPPKIEVITPEKVETR, encoded by the coding sequence GTGATCTACGTCGTTGCCACCCTGACCATCAAGCCCGAAACGCGCGCCGAATTCATTGCAGCCGCCACCGCCTGCATCAAGGAGACGCGGAAAGAGCCCGGCAACATCGCCTATGATCTGCATGAGAGCGTCACCGATCCCGCCAAGATGGTGTTCGTCGAGCAGTGGGAGAATGCCGAGGCGCTGGTGCCGCATCGCGCCATGGAGCACATGAAGACGTTCGGCCGCGTCGCGGTGAAGTGTTTTACGGCGCCACCGAAGATCGAAGTGATCACGCCCGAGAAGGTCGAGACACGGTAA
- a CDS encoding urease accessory protein UreE, translated as MIRATQVRGQHRFAEAPADTVVLDFDDRHRRRMAMTGTRGLEFLLDLENAVALRGGDALVLEDGRLIEVVAAPEPLLEIRGHDPHHLIRVGWHLGNRHLPTQIMAKGLRIRRDHVIEAMVKGLGARVIEIEAPFDPEGGAYADAGHAHGHDGHAHHDHGHDDHHGHDHHHDHAAHGDGHAHHHDEHCDHPDHHHGHKHAHDHK; from the coding sequence ATGATCCGGGCGACGCAGGTCAGGGGACAACACCGCTTCGCGGAAGCGCCGGCGGATACGGTCGTGCTCGATTTCGACGATCGACACCGCCGCCGCATGGCGATGACGGGGACGCGGGGGCTCGAATTCCTGCTCGACCTGGAGAATGCCGTCGCGCTGCGCGGCGGCGATGCGCTGGTGTTGGAGGACGGCCGGCTGATCGAGGTGGTCGCCGCGCCCGAGCCGTTGCTCGAGATCCGCGGCCACGATCCGCACCACCTTATTCGCGTCGGCTGGCATCTCGGCAATCGCCATCTGCCGACGCAGATCATGGCCAAGGGCCTGCGCATCCGCCGCGACCACGTCATCGAAGCCATGGTGAAGGGCCTCGGCGCACGCGTGATCGAGATCGAGGCGCCGTTCGATCCCGAAGGCGGCGCCTATGCCGATGCCGGTCATGCACATGGACACGACGGCCACGCGCATCACGATCATGGCCACGATGATCATCACGGTCATGATCACCACCATGATCATGCCGCACATGGCGACGGTCACGCTCACCACCACGACGAGCATTGCGATCACCCCGATCATCACCACGGCCACAAGCATGCTCATGACCACAAATGA
- a CDS encoding urease accessory protein UreF: protein MLMTTNEPLAARDLAEREAAALYRLMTWLSPAFPVGGFSYSSGIEWAVEAGDIADTASLADWLDAMLRDGSGFCDATFLVHAYRATEAGEGDTLSDIAELAAAFVPSRERQLETTSQGRAFIDIARAAWDADGLDAMVSACCTPLVYPVAVGVVAAMHGVPLAPTLHAFLHALVSNWISAASRLIPLGQTDSQRVLVRLEAAVAATANRALNATLDDVGGAAFRADLASLRHETQYTRLFRS from the coding sequence ATGCTCATGACCACAAATGAGCCGCTCGCGGCCCGCGACCTCGCGGAGCGCGAGGCGGCGGCGCTTTACCGGCTGATGACCTGGCTGTCGCCCGCGTTTCCCGTCGGGGGCTTTTCCTACTCCAGCGGCATCGAATGGGCGGTCGAGGCTGGCGACATAGCCGACACCGCGTCGCTGGCGGACTGGCTCGATGCGATGCTTCGCGATGGCTCTGGCTTCTGCGATGCGACGTTTCTGGTCCACGCCTATCGCGCCACTGAAGCGGGCGAGGGCGACACCCTGAGCGATATCGCCGAGCTCGCCGCGGCCTTCGTGCCGTCGCGCGAGCGGCAGCTGGAGACGACATCGCAGGGCCGTGCCTTCATCGACATCGCCCGCGCCGCATGGGATGCCGATGGGCTGGATGCCATGGTTTCGGCATGCTGCACCCCATTGGTCTATCCAGTTGCTGTTGGCGTGGTCGCCGCGATGCACGGCGTGCCGCTGGCGCCGACGCTGCACGCCTTCCTGCATGCGCTGGTCTCGAACTGGATTTCCGCGGCCAGCCGGCTCATTCCGCTCGGCCAGACCGACAGCCAGCGCGTGCTGGTGAGGCTGGAAGCCGCGGTTGCGGCGACGGCGAATCGTGCGCTGAATGCGACGTTGGACGATGTCGGCGGCGCGGCATTTCGCGCCGACCTCGCCAGCCTGCGGCACGAGACGCAATATACGCGGCTGTTCAGATCTTGA
- the ureG gene encoding urease accessory protein UreG, translating into MSKSHGPLRVGIGGPVGSGKTALMDLLCKTMRERYDIAAITNDIYTKWDAEFLVRSGSLTPDRIAGVETGGCPHTAIREDASMNLAAVADMRAKFPGLDLVLIESGGDNLAATFSPELADLTIYVIDVAAGDKIPSKGGPGITRSDLLVINKIDLAPHVGASLEKMETDAGRMRGERPFVMTNLKKSQGLDRIIGFIEAKGGLKRAG; encoded by the coding sequence ATGTCGAAATCTCACGGCCCCTTGCGTGTCGGTATCGGCGGTCCGGTCGGATCGGGCAAGACCGCGCTGATGGACCTGCTCTGCAAGACCATGCGCGAGCGCTACGACATCGCCGCGATCACCAACGACATCTACACCAAATGGGATGCGGAATTTCTTGTCCGCTCCGGCTCGCTGACGCCGGATCGCATTGCCGGGGTCGAGACCGGCGGCTGCCCGCACACCGCGATCCGCGAGGACGCCTCGATGAATCTCGCCGCGGTGGCGGATATGCGCGCCAAGTTTCCCGGGCTCGATCTCGTGCTGATCGAATCCGGCGGTGATAACCTCGCTGCCACTTTTTCCCCCGAGCTCGCCGATCTCACCATTTACGTCATCGACGTGGCGGCCGGCGACAAGATCCCGTCCAAGGGCGGCCCCGGCATCACCCGGTCCGACCTCCTTGTCATCAACAAGATCGACCTGGCGCCCCATGTCGGCGCCTCCCTGGAAAAGATGGAGACGGACGCCGGGCGCATGCGCGGTGAGCGGCCGTTCGTCATGACCAACCTGAAGAAGAGCCAGGGGCTGGACCGCATCATCGGCTTCATTGAGGCCAAAGGCGGCTTGAAACGGGCCGGCTGA
- a CDS encoding HWE histidine kinase domain-containing protein, whose translation MVRLGFIIGFIALLGALLSGLAAYRVHDQELALDRIALARAIDVHASLVQDRLTERELLARVASGLFRAPSVLKPNMLEPLRSAIYAFKTDFVVAGWIARLKPNELTAAQAAIASAGFPNPRIRSYDDKPIDPAGVTQPIDVLMDLEPRSNETKGLPGRSYDQDQVRGAMLARARVEKRSVASEPVALLRSGGPIGIIVAAPVIPEGATEPAGFITFSYELSSLMLTNDDMSLFAVALKDPRREGGELVANDQGVVSARPTAADGPAPSATRTVSFGGRDWQLGYYAKTNSARRAEQTAIIVAAIGLAITAMVCGLFGYVAYNNLRLSREIQVRIGFERRLTAVIDELNHRVKNILAVIQSIVTRTLRHGSDIDVARELLIGRIHAMSNVVSLLSESQWQGVKLKGLFEARAIPHADRIAVTGPDIAVSARAAQSLSLLFFELASHSDEGLSLVGKHPHITANWTVTNEGAGEVFYFRWEEFNTSEATRRPDSDFGLILLDRVAPEALGGTAKRYFTDVSYVYELTAPMETVEDMTERDRTDKLSAPIRPAR comes from the coding sequence GTGGTCAGGCTGGGTTTCATCATTGGCTTCATTGCTCTGCTCGGAGCCCTGCTCTCCGGGCTTGCGGCTTATCGCGTCCACGACCAGGAGCTGGCGCTGGACCGGATCGCGCTGGCACGCGCGATCGATGTCCATGCAAGCCTGGTCCAGGACCGGCTCACCGAGCGCGAATTGCTCGCGCGGGTTGCCTCCGGGCTGTTCCGGGCGCCGTCGGTGCTCAAGCCCAACATGCTAGAGCCGCTGCGCTCGGCCATCTACGCCTTCAAGACCGATTTCGTGGTGGCGGGCTGGATCGCCCGACTGAAGCCGAACGAGCTTACCGCAGCGCAGGCCGCCATCGCGAGCGCCGGCTTCCCTAATCCGCGAATCCGCAGCTATGACGACAAGCCTATCGATCCGGCAGGTGTCACCCAGCCGATCGACGTGCTGATGGATCTCGAGCCGCGCAGCAACGAGACCAAGGGGCTGCCCGGCCGCAGCTACGACCAGGATCAGGTGCGCGGCGCCATGCTGGCGCGCGCCAGAGTGGAGAAGAGGTCGGTTGCCTCAGAACCGGTTGCCCTCCTGCGTAGCGGCGGGCCGATCGGCATCATTGTGGCCGCTCCCGTCATCCCCGAGGGCGCAACGGAGCCGGCGGGCTTCATCACATTTTCCTACGAGCTCTCTTCCCTGATGCTGACCAACGACGACATGTCGTTGTTCGCGGTCGCGCTGAAGGATCCGCGCCGGGAGGGTGGCGAGCTCGTCGCCAACGATCAAGGCGTGGTCTCGGCCCGCCCGACGGCGGCGGATGGGCCGGCGCCGTCGGCGACGCGCACGGTGAGCTTCGGTGGTCGCGACTGGCAGCTCGGCTATTACGCCAAGACCAATTCGGCGCGCCGCGCCGAGCAGACTGCGATCATCGTGGCGGCGATCGGCCTTGCGATCACCGCGATGGTGTGCGGCCTGTTCGGCTATGTCGCCTACAACAATTTGCGGCTCAGCCGGGAAATCCAGGTCAGAATCGGTTTCGAGCGCCGGCTGACGGCTGTCATCGACGAGCTCAACCACCGGGTCAAAAACATCCTGGCGGTGATCCAGTCGATCGTGACCCGCACGCTGCGCCATGGCTCCGACATCGATGTCGCGCGCGAGCTCCTGATCGGCCGCATCCACGCCATGTCCAACGTCGTCTCGCTGCTCAGCGAGAGCCAGTGGCAGGGTGTCAAGCTGAAGGGCCTGTTCGAGGCGCGCGCCATCCCGCATGCCGACCGCATCGCCGTCACCGGCCCTGATATCGCAGTCAGCGCGCGCGCGGCGCAGAGCCTGTCGCTGCTGTTCTTCGAGCTCGCCTCGCACTCCGACGAGGGCCTGTCGCTGGTCGGCAAGCATCCGCACATCACTGCCAATTGGACGGTCACGAACGAGGGGGCCGGCGAGGTCTTCTATTTCCGCTGGGAGGAGTTCAACACCAGCGAAGCGACGCGCCGCCCCGATTCCGACTTCGGCCTGATCCTGCTCGACCGCGTCGCGCCCGAGGCGCTCGGCGGCACCGCCAAGCGCTATTTCACCGACGTCTCCTATGTCTACGAGCTGACCGCGCCGATGGAGACGGTCGAGGACATGACCGAGCGCGACCGCACCGACAAGCTGTCAGCACCGATCCGGCCGGCGCGGTAA
- a CDS encoding TetR/AcrR family transcriptional regulator, whose amino-acid sequence MANGGGEGADTAPRRGRPRSIETTNAILQSAYALMATTGLAATTIDAIARHSSVSKMTIYKWWPSREALLIDAFLHHAAQMLPLPPASSGSPAARARRHAAAYAEALQGEFGKVQLAVISECISKTGSAELFYARYLQFRRDALVEMIAAGQSDGSILAEAPPQDLYDAIYGSLFYRYVFGIAPITPAYARTLVDLVLRPKS is encoded by the coding sequence ATGGCGAATGGCGGGGGTGAGGGAGCCGACACCGCGCCCCGGCGCGGCCGGCCAAGGTCGATCGAGACCACCAACGCCATTCTCCAAAGCGCCTATGCGTTGATGGCCACCACCGGCCTTGCCGCCACCACCATCGACGCGATCGCGCGCCACTCCAGCGTCTCCAAGATGACGATCTACAAATGGTGGCCGTCCCGCGAAGCCTTGCTGATCGACGCCTTTCTTCACCATGCCGCGCAGATGCTGCCGCTACCGCCTGCAAGCTCGGGCAGCCCCGCCGCGCGCGCACGCCGCCATGCCGCCGCCTATGCCGAAGCCCTCCAGGGCGAGTTCGGCAAGGTCCAGCTCGCCGTCATCTCCGAATGCATCTCCAAGACCGGCTCGGCGGAGCTGTTCTACGCCCGCTATCTGCAATTCCGCCGCGACGCGCTGGTCGAGATGATCGCCGCAGGCCAGAGCGACGGCAGCATTCTGGCGGAAGCACCGCCGCAGGATCTCTACGATGCGATCTATGGCAGCCTGTTCTACCGCTACGTCTTCGGCATCGCGCCGATCACGCCGGCCTACGCGCGGACTCTGGTTGACCTCGTGCTGCGGCCGAAGAGCTAG